In Lolium rigidum isolate FL_2022 chromosome 3, APGP_CSIRO_Lrig_0.1, whole genome shotgun sequence, the genomic window TTTGTAATCATCAGACCTAAAGAAGCCACCTTAGAAAGGACAGAGCATTTGTTTTGCGCTGTATGAATCATGGTTTTTGAGTCGTTGTATAGTCGCCGAGCCGTTTTCCAAAAATCACGGCGACTCGCGACTATACAGCAACTTTGGTCGACTATACAGTATACACTGAGTCGCAGCCTTGGCGACAAACTTTTGAGTCGCGACTCAAAAATCAtggtatgaatagcaaaacaaagagGAAGCATATGTTTGGCCATGCTTATTAATTGAACAAAAGAATTGTGCCACAGTAGGTTTAGGAGAAATTTTAAGCTAAAATGGCCTTTCATGCAAAGATCTGCATGAAATCACCGGTACTGTGGTAATTGTTAAAAGAAATTCTAACCTCAAAAAGCTCAAAAGGGTTTCCTTTTTTGTAGACATCATCCTTCTTCTGCTGTCCAGTGGAAAGAACTTGGGAAGCCAGAGCACGCCATGCAGTTAACAAGACCCCAGTGCTTCCCATGGCCACCAAGATAAAAGGAGTTTGTGGAATATGACCAGAGGCCAGTGAACGAATGGCAATTCCTAACTGAAAGGAAAGAGCAAATCGAAGTCAGTACCAGACATTGGACACCGGCAGACACATAATCATCAGATACTTCTACGCTAATGGAGGCATCAAGCAAAGAGGTGTAAGGAAACAATCACATAATAAGAGAAATGACTATGCACATTTTTAGAGAGTTCACACAGCACACATAGATGCAAATGCAGACTTGTGCAAGTTAACAGTGGCTCTCCAGCTTCAAAAGACTGACAAACTTTGCACATTAGGTTTACATGTACAATTTTTTTACTCCCAGCAGTAGTCGAAAATGTGTAAATGGCCACCTTAACTTTTATATACGATTTCCTTGGATGCCCAGTGTAGTTCACGGAAATCTAACAATATTATGCATGGGTCAACAGTCAATGAAGCAAAAAACCTCATGGCCTACATCTTGCGTTATTTGGCACACATGTCTAAAATCTTAGAAAATGATCTGAATTGTTACTACTAGCCTACTAGGAGACTCAACACCAAATGACTGGCTGGGCAAAACGACAAATACTGAAAAGCACGCCATGCCATGATGGTATGCTTCTTTAGTTATGATCTCAAtcacaaattgtgcttgaagtttACCTTTCACAAAAAACATTGACACTACAAGAAactagaaaaatagaagaaaaaaaaacattgacACTACAAGAAACTAGAAAAATTGAAGAAAAAAATGTATTCGCACAACCTAAACACAAAACAGAACACCCACCTTTCTTTTCACAAGAAATTATTGAGGCAAGGCATGCTATCTTTGCGGGCTGATTCTCCACTATATCTTTCAGCAGTAACAAGAAGAAAACAGCCCCATATTACCTAATTAACGATTTTCATTATGCATACAATGGTTGTATTGATAAAGGTACATCGCAATGTATCCAGCATAATGAATTATGGAGAATCTACGATAGAGCACGGGTTCAGCAGGATGGAGTTGATTGATGGAACAACACCGCAGCAGCTAATTGGTTGTTTGTCTGTTACGTAAATTGGTGTGCAGTGTTCATAAATATCACAACCTATAAATGAGCATTACGAATCCACATGTGTTGTTCTCGGCAAATCAACGGATATATGTAATGTCTGTTCCAATTAAAGGTCTAGCTTGGGTTTTGAATTTATTTAAGTACTAATGGGAGATTTCTTGTTGAGCATGAATGGGAGATAGTTACCGGAATTCCAACCGCCCAGGATTTCGCTGCAACAGTTACAGCGTTCCCCACACCATTGCTTCCTTTGGCCTCATCTCCAAACCCACCGAGGAAGTAGGCGCTGAGCAACCAACCTGCAGAAGACCCGATTCCATGAGCAACGCCTCCGTCCAACAGATGAGCAGAAACGGGGGAAAAGAAGACGAGGCGGCCACGTTTTTCTGACCGGCAATGAACGGGTCGGCCGTCTTGAACGTCTCGGCGTCAAGGGCGGGCAGGCCATGGCTCAACCTTCCAATCGCGGAGAAGACCAGGAGGCAAAGCAGGTCCCCTCCGGCCAGAAGCCCCACCTTCCTGCGAACGCACGCAACCCACGCGTCAGCGAACGAACCGAGACCGAATCAAACAACAAAAGGAGAATGGCGGGTGGGGGGCAGAAGGGGATTACGCGTAGGAGACGAGCTTGGCCTGCGCGTCGGCGCCGCCGGGCTTCTCGACCTGGATGACGCCCTCGAGGGGCACGCGGTCGTCGTTGACGCCGACGAGGACCgggtcctcggcggcggcggagccggagggcCCCTCGCCCGCGGCCGCGCGGGGCTGCGCCGAGGCGCGGCGGGGCGCGTCGGCGCCGGAgagcgcgaggcggcggcgcgcgatgcGGGGGTTGGCGAAGAGTGGGTAGGGGTTGGCGCCCCGGTGGCTGGCGGGCGGCTTGGAGGGCAGCCGCCGCGCGGAGAGGGAGCCGTTCGCGGCCTGGCTCACCAGAAGCATCgtcgcgaggcggcggcggcggtggcggtggcgccggcGGGGGATGGGGAGAAAGGGAGCTGCTTTGGGTTTGAACCACCGGAGAATGGATTTCGTCCCGGGTTTGGGTGGTCTAAATTTTGCCTTCCTTCCGGCGCGGCGGGCCCGGAGCAATCGCTGGCTGCGGAGCGGCGCCGGTCACGTCACGGGATAATCGTGGGTTATTTCGTAGTAGCGTGGAGAATATTGCTCGTTGCGTGTTCATTTCATATCCATGGTTTGACTTTGGTCTCCTGCATACAGATTCTCTTTTGGACAATCGAGttgcattgttgcaacttgcaagcGAATATTATACACTTCAACACGAACATGACATATCAGATTTGAATTACTCCTAATAACGGACATGGATTAAGAAAAAAGGTGCGATCGGCTGAGAACTAACTCGTTCTCCTTCTTAGTCACAATCAGATAAAATCattaaatctcagttgcaattcACGACTAGCACGAATCACAAAGCAAATTTAATAGTGATGATcatttttcttagttgcatccacttgtaattgaaaaaaaaaatctcttttGCGATCAACTGGCAACTCATATGCACGAATCATGATGCAATCAAAAAAGTGCAGAACTTAACTGAGCACGAACTTAGTTCTCAACTAAGTGAGAACCAGCAAAATTGTTACCTTTGATTTATTGTCTAGTCTTGTGCTTGAttagtttttttaattttttgttgATATTTTTTTGCAACGCAATTACATGCACCTTCTAATGTGGTCGTTTTTCTCTCTATCGTGGGCTACTTGATTTTCTAGTTGCTAGTAGGGTTGCAACTAAAAAAAATATTTGCAAGTGAGTCACAACTGAGATTTTTGAAGTTGCAAGTGGGTTGTAGTTGAGCATTAACAATTACAAATGGGTTCCAACATTGTTTTTTCCAGACGCAATTGGTGTTGCAACTTAGATTTTCTGGTCGCAAGTGGTGTTGGAGATGAGATTTtccagttgcaagtggggttTGAACTACGATTATCTAGTTGCAAATgatgttgcaactgagatttccaGTTGCACATGCGGTTGCAATTGCGATTCTCTACTTGCAAGTGAGGGTTGCAACTAAGACTCTCTAGTTGCAACTCAGTTGTAAGTaatgttgcaactaagatttttcagCTGCAAGTGATGTTGGAAGTGAGATTTTTTAGTTTCCAAGTAGTGTTGCAACTAAGTTTTTTAAAACGTTGGAGAAAAAAAAACCATGATAGGAGGCCCATAGGATATAGAAATGCTAGAACTAATAGGCCCCAAAAAAATGTAGCCCATAGGATATAGGAAAAGAAAAGAAGTACCTATTTTCCAAAAGAAAATATTTTAATATcacaaagataccaattacatccgacCTCTGCAACAACGGAATACCTTAATAGCACCACGGATACAACAACAGATGCATACGGCCAAAAAAGAAATACCTATACATAAAGTAATGGTCCCAGGCCAAGGTGATATCGACCGAAAACAAATTAGTTCTAAGTTGATTGTGCTTTAGAGGCTCCCAATTTTCATATATTGTCGCCAAGCACATCTCGGTAACGTATGTCGATGGAATTGGCCATCACCGCTTCGTAGTCCACGCAGATTGAGTAATGTGTTGTCCTCCGGTAGCTCCGCAAATGACTGATATTCACCACAAATTGTCTtcggcacatgagcaccagttctCCTAAGTtttgaaaatcatatttttttgGATTGCAAAAAAAATTTGAATATGCATATGCATATAAACATTCCAAAAGTACGGTagaaattttggagaaaaatatgttgtattttgagctataaaAAAAGTCAATTTTTTGACAAATTTCTACCCATATACACaatcacaaatttgtttttttcctatagCTTAAAATACAACGCAATTTATACCGAAACTTCACACGAgtattcagaacatgtgtatgtattcatggaataaatttGATGACTTTTTGGAACACAGAAAtacacttttttattttttttgaaaattaggagcgctggtgcccatgtgcaccaaatttgctttCGGTATTCGACCACTATCAAGTCTAATTTGAGAGGTTGTTGGAAAAGATTGGCATAACAAAATCCCAAATATGTCGTTTGACAATACTTCTCACATATTTATACTTAACATTTTTACATATATAATCGAACTAGGATCACGTGATCAAGCTTTATTAGGTTTCCATGTGCAGTTCTGctggaaaaaaaaaatcagagtaATAAACTTCGTTGAACAATCTCGGGTCACACCTtcttttcgagaaaaaaaaacttgGCCTTCATGCTCAAGCCTCGAACGTAGCAGCTTCCTTGGTCTCTGGAAGGACCAAACTTCCATTCGGAAGGGTGGGTGGGTGAGACCGTCAGAGCCCGGGGTTTTCACCATTTGAGTCGTAGTTGCAGTTTTGGGATGGAGccaccctaagagcatctccaccagtcaCGTCCTCCAAAGCATCCTCAAACCGATTTGAGGCGTGCCAGAtcaaaaaacggttccagccgcgtccctccaaagtcgatttttgtccggcgcggtccgaaacggtgtccggcgccccgagtccgtccccgtcccacaggggacgcaccaggCACGtcagacacaacgaaaagcgaggcgaagcgacgcgtcagcggcacagggaaaattcgtctcccactcccgccaaatcccgcccctcccgccacatcgcgcctatcccgccgcgcattcctggcctcccaacacatatcccgccgccgattcatttctcctatcccgccaatttgtttctccctcccgccgtccacccgccgcagctaccactagtaggaaaacccttataggcgaagcttagttctgtggcgcaccgttttgagtgcgccacagaaacttattttgtggcgcacgaagctcggtgcgccacagaaatagcttaattttgtggcgcactactaaaccgtgcgccacaaaaacttggtgggccccacaccctgtcacccccaaccattggttttacaatttctacggcgcacaaacctcggtgcgccacgaaattacttcttcgtggcgcacggagacagtgcgccacaaaataatgtTTTCTCGTGGCGCACTTGactcggtgcgccacgtaaataacgtgtcctatatcaaggccgtacccctccctcgccacgaagttcctctccctctctcccctctctccccgcgccgccgccttccatggcgagcgatgccgtcgccgccgccgccgccgccgcccttcctccgcgagggccggatgccgccacgctccacccatccccgccaccagcgagcacaagccgctgcggcatggaggaggagggccggcgcggcgtcaaggtggaggagccgccgccgcgtcaaggtggaagagccgccgcgacctccacccctgccgtcgtcgtcggtgagctcctccacaactcgtccaaatcgtcggtaagctccctcccctaccctccctcttcctccccgcgcgagcacaacgtgctcgacgaaatgctcgctcggttggctcgggatgcattgctgctagtgatgcttagccgttaatcttgatgctaccggttcatttgttggctctggatgcattgcttgctagtgatgcattgctactcggttggttcatttgatgctactggttcatttgttgtgctcagtgaggttaactgttaatcttgatggcttattactactggttcatttgttgtgctcagtgaggttaactgttaacaattttcttgatgggttcataggaatttgatgctaccgttcatttaaatgcttgttgtgctcaaGT contains:
- the LOC124697322 gene encoding uncharacterized protein LOC124697322, with protein sequence MLLVSQAANGSLSARRLPSKPPASHRGANPYPLFANPRIARRRLALSGADAPRRASAQPRAAAGEGPSGSAAAEDPVLVGVNDDRVPLEGVIQVEKPGGADAQAKLVSYAKVGLLAGGDLLCLLVFSAIGRLSHGLPALDAETFKTADPFIAGWLLSAYFLGGFGDEAKGSNGVGNAVTVAAKSWAVGIPLGIAIRSLASGHIPQTPFILVAMGSTGVLLTAWRALASQVLSTGQQKKDDVYKKGNPFELFEVRISFNNYHSTGDFMQIFA